One window of Romeriopsis navalis LEGE 11480 genomic DNA carries:
- a CDS encoding glycosyltransferase family 39 protein: MTSAIVLRFSHLDTTAYWGDEVYSSLRIFGHTTTDLRTAIAHSQPVKASILQSFQALKSSNGIASTIASMAIEDSHIAPLYFVLARIWGNWFGDSVASLRGLSAVFGVLLIPSTYYLAIELFRPITQNLDNPVSDKLGWRRNQAIAQWSMILVASSPLQFLMAREARLYSLWTLTTVLSGAFLLRASRQRAWPYWILFSLTLTLNFYSNFLAVITFIGYVSYVLVVDWRDRQILQRFSVAASVSLLSFAPWLSIFLTRQIVENHDNEGFIGIYSSRLAVRNWFALCRRLFIDFNTTPSTSTFWAIALVSVSAVSLGLIVYAFSHLYKHTHRRIWWFILTLTAPLPLCFIDRSLQGLLPPRYLLPSYIGIQLTLAYLLGQQSIRRSRHNPFWPIVMAAIVGIGLLSCGQAASAEVWWNKRFSNCNPAITRTINQAPKPLIIGDGTGGVFFDHALSNLLSLSRTVKPETQFQIGLATTEPMKIADGFSDRFVVTPSKTLRDRLNQQYPGKLRPLLTLDDAYRGSKVCLWRLD, translated from the coding sequence GTGACGAGCGCAATAGTTCTGCGCTTCAGTCATTTAGATACCACGGCTTACTGGGGGGATGAAGTGTATTCATCCCTGCGGATCTTTGGTCATACCACCACTGATCTCCGTACCGCTATTGCCCACAGCCAGCCGGTCAAAGCATCCATCTTACAATCCTTCCAAGCCCTGAAATCATCCAACGGCATAGCGTCAACCATCGCGAGCATGGCGATCGAGGATTCGCATATCGCGCCACTATATTTCGTCCTCGCCCGGATTTGGGGCAACTGGTTTGGGGATTCGGTCGCATCACTGCGGGGCCTGTCCGCAGTCTTCGGGGTACTGCTCATCCCCAGCACTTACTACCTCGCAATCGAGCTCTTCCGGCCCATCACACAGAACTTAGACAATCCGGTTTCCGACAAACTCGGATGGCGCCGCAATCAAGCAATTGCCCAATGGAGCATGATCCTGGTCGCCAGCTCTCCCCTACAATTTCTCATGGCGCGAGAAGCACGGCTCTATAGTCTTTGGACACTCACAACAGTCCTCTCCGGCGCCTTTTTACTGCGAGCGAGCCGCCAACGTGCTTGGCCCTACTGGATATTATTTAGCCTGACGCTCACCCTTAACTTCTATAGCAATTTCCTCGCAGTAATTACCTTTATCGGCTATGTCAGCTATGTCTTGGTGGTCGATTGGCGCGATCGTCAGATTCTGCAGCGGTTTAGCGTTGCCGCCAGTGTCAGTCTGCTGAGTTTTGCCCCCTGGTTAAGCATTTTTCTGACCCGCCAAATTGTTGAGAACCACGATAATGAAGGCTTTATCGGTATCTATAGTAGCCGTCTGGCCGTTCGTAATTGGTTCGCGTTATGCCGCCGCTTATTCATTGACTTCAACACCACACCGAGCACCTCAACCTTTTGGGCGATCGCCTTGGTCAGCGTATCCGCCGTGAGCTTGGGGCTAATCGTCTACGCTTTTTCCCATTTATACAAACACACACATCGACGGATTTGGTGGTTTATTCTCACACTCACCGCACCACTCCCACTGTGTTTCATCGATCGTAGTCTGCAAGGCTTACTCCCACCTCGCTATCTCCTACCTAGCTATATCGGGATTCAACTCACCCTAGCCTACTTACTCGGACAGCAATCAATCCGACGATCGCGGCATAATCCATTCTGGCCGATCGTCATGGCCGCGATCGTCGGCATCGGTCTGCTTTCCTGCGGTCAAGCCGCATCCGCCGAAGTCTGGTGGAATAAACGTTTCAGCAACTGCAACCCTGCCATCACCCGCACCATCAACCAAGCCCCCAAGCCCTTAATCATTGGAGACGGCACCGGCGGCGTATTTTTTGATCACGCTTTAAGCAATCTGCTATCGCTCAGTCGCACCGTCAAACCGGAAACCCAATTTCAAATCGGCTTGGCCACCACTGAACCCATGAAAATTGCCGACGGCTTTAGCGATCGATTCGTTGTGACGCCTTCCAAAACCTTACGCGATCGCCTCAACCAGCAATATCCCGGCAAACTTCGTCCCCTATTGACACTTGACGATGCCTACCGTGGCTCAAAGGTTTGCCTCTGGCGATTGGACTGA
- a CDS encoding IctB family putative bicarbonate transporter, with protein sequence MDSGSVKARPSIQTIWQQLTLSQLSLSEWRGASWLYRIVGMFHNWKYGSWCLQHSDAISLWLLGLFFGLAPFVSTSLMSVLLVGCAGFWFLLTIADGEQGKVRSGLTAIHLLVMLFWGISVVSIGTSPVKVAAIKGLAKLTLYLLLFVFMARVLRSRKLRDWLIGIYLHVSLIVSTYGIRQWIFGAEPLATWSDPTSEFADVTRVYSYLRNPNLLAGYLIPAIAFSIMAIFAWKRRGPKFLAAVMAVINTACLIFTFSRAGWIALVVMLVSIALLIGYWLHLYKRAWVLPAIVGGMVGFIALSVIFVPPVRSRVLSIFAMRGDSSNNFRMNVWTSVFQMIKDRPILGIGPGNDAFNLVYPIYSKARFTALGAYSVPLEIIVEAGFIGFACFNWLVLVTFGQAFEQLNRLRQANDRQGYWLIAAVATIVGLMFQGLFDTVWYRPQVNSLWWFAVAIIAGIVASQPTDFLTESRESIAQQTDKA encoded by the coding sequence ATGGATTCAGGTTCAGTGAAGGCGCGTCCTTCAATCCAGACAATATGGCAACAGCTAACCCTGAGCCAATTGTCTTTATCAGAATGGCGGGGTGCCAGCTGGCTCTACCGCATCGTCGGGATGTTCCACAACTGGAAATATGGCAGTTGGTGCTTGCAACATAGCGATGCCATCTCGCTCTGGCTATTGGGCCTATTTTTTGGTCTGGCACCATTTGTGAGCACCAGCTTGATGTCCGTGCTCCTTGTCGGCTGCGCTGGCTTTTGGTTTCTGCTCACCATCGCCGATGGTGAACAAGGCAAGGTTCGCAGCGGCCTGACGGCGATTCACTTGCTCGTTATGTTGTTTTGGGGCATCTCGGTTGTTTCGATCGGCACATCCCCGGTCAAAGTCGCCGCCATTAAGGGTTTGGCCAAACTCACGCTCTACTTATTACTATTCGTCTTTATGGCCCGCGTGTTGCGATCGCGCAAACTCCGTGACTGGCTCATCGGCATCTATCTTCACGTTTCACTGATCGTCAGCACTTACGGTATCCGTCAATGGATTTTTGGGGCAGAACCACTCGCAACTTGGTCCGACCCAACTTCGGAGTTTGCAGATGTCACCCGCGTTTATAGCTACCTCCGGAATCCGAACTTGTTGGCGGGATATTTGATTCCCGCGATCGCCTTTAGCATCATGGCAATCTTCGCCTGGAAACGTCGGGGGCCAAAATTTCTGGCCGCGGTGATGGCGGTGATCAATACCGCTTGCCTCATCTTCACCTTCAGCCGCGCGGGCTGGATTGCCTTAGTCGTGATGCTAGTATCCATTGCCTTACTCATCGGTTATTGGCTACATCTTTACAAACGGGCCTGGGTCCTGCCCGCAATTGTCGGTGGCATGGTGGGCTTTATTGCCCTCAGTGTCATTTTTGTCCCACCCGTACGATCGCGGGTGCTCAGCATCTTCGCCATGCGCGGCGATAGCAGTAATAATTTCCGCATGAACGTTTGGACTTCGGTATTCCAGATGATCAAGGATCGGCCCATTCTCGGAATTGGACCAGGGAATGATGCCTTTAACCTGGTCTACCCGATTTACTCCAAGGCTCGCTTTACCGCGCTGGGCGCATACTCTGTCCCACTCGAAATTATCGTCGAGGCCGGGTTCATCGGTTTCGCTTGCTTTAACTGGCTCGTCCTCGTCACGTTTGGCCAAGCATTCGAACAATTAAATCGATTACGGCAAGCCAATGATCGTCAGGGTTACTGGTTAATTGCCGCCGTCGCGACGATCGTCGGGCTCATGTTTCAAGGCTTATTCGATACGGTATGGTATCGCCCTCAAGTCAATAGCCTCTGGTGGTTCGCCGTCGCCATCATTGCCGGAATTGTCGCCAGTCAACCGACTGATTTTCTAACTGAAAGTCGTGAATCGATCGCGCAGCAGACCGATAAAGCCTAA
- the radC gene encoding RadC family protein, with protein sequence MTYCLRIADLPRDERPREKLCLSGAKALSNAELIAILLGTGQGPGKLSAVGLGQYLLQQLGQQADDPLAQLRDVSLHDLTQVPGIGPAKATAILAAIELGKRVYQSRPPEKAVVDDPSVAANALSHDLMWQSQERFAVLLLDVKHRILASQVVTIGTATETLAHPREIFRESIRQGAARVIVAHNHPSGSLEPSAADIALTRQLLKAAQILGMPLLDHLILGNGDFASLREQTSLWQELPQE encoded by the coding sequence ATGACTTATTGTTTACGAATTGCGGATTTACCCAGGGATGAACGTCCCCGCGAGAAGCTTTGTTTATCTGGGGCGAAAGCGTTATCAAACGCCGAACTGATTGCGATTCTTTTGGGCACAGGGCAAGGGCCAGGAAAGCTATCGGCGGTGGGTTTAGGGCAGTATTTGTTGCAGCAGTTGGGGCAGCAAGCTGACGATCCATTGGCGCAGCTACGGGATGTGAGTCTGCATGATTTGACCCAGGTGCCGGGAATTGGACCCGCGAAAGCGACGGCAATTTTGGCGGCGATCGAACTGGGCAAACGAGTTTATCAATCGCGGCCACCGGAGAAAGCGGTGGTTGATGATCCGAGTGTGGCGGCAAATGCGTTAAGTCATGATTTGATGTGGCAATCGCAGGAACGATTTGCGGTGTTGTTGTTGGATGTGAAGCATCGGATTTTGGCCAGTCAGGTGGTGACGATTGGAACGGCGACGGAAACCCTGGCGCATCCCCGTGAGATTTTTCGGGAGAGTATTCGGCAAGGGGCCGCGCGGGTGATTGTGGCCCATAACCATCCATCGGGTAGTTTGGAGCCGAGCGCGGCAGATATCGCGTTGACGCGGCAATTGCTGAAGGCCGCGCAGATTCTCGGGATGCCACTATTGGACCATTTGATTTTGGGCAATGGCGATTTTGCGAGTTTGCGGGAGCAGACGAGTTTGTGGCAGGAGCTGCCACAGGAGTGA
- a CDS encoding photosystem I reaction center subunit VIII: MTGSYAASFLPWIMIPLIGWVFPAVVMGLLFLYVEKEA; encoded by the coding sequence ATGACTGGATCATACGCCGCTTCCTTTTTGCCCTGGATCATGATTCCCTTAATCGGTTGGGTTTTTCCTGCCGTCGTTATGGGTTTGCTCTTCCTGTATGTCGAGAAAGAAGCATAA
- a CDS encoding tRNA dihydrouridine synthase: MAMTFLDRLPTPQMPHLPLTALAPMQDVTNLDFMHVISQYGCPDYFFTEYFRVHTAHSSLDKDILRSITENATGRPVFAQLIGESIPDLVRTAKQLKQYPIAGIDLNMGCPAPRVYRKNVGGGLLRDPDVVDQILGELRSAVDGLFTVKMRTGFADTAHFDQVLTLIDRHDIDLLSLHGRTVKEMYRGAVDYGLIAHAVERLRCPVLANGNVSSAAAAVAVLKETQAAGVMVGRAAIRNPWIFRQIQAALSGAPVFVVTLGQVREYIDRLYYSPRVTSIPERCRVSYLKMYLNYIGQSVDAAGGFLHDMRRAKTEAELFGICDRYLLCQPDLPFAAEPYGGLFARPKAEAAVAS, encoded by the coding sequence ATGGCTATGACTTTTCTCGATCGGCTCCCCACCCCCCAGATGCCACATCTACCGCTGACGGCCTTAGCGCCAATGCAGGATGTGACGAATCTGGATTTTATGCATGTGATTTCCCAGTATGGTTGTCCGGATTACTTCTTTACGGAGTACTTTCGGGTGCATACGGCGCATTCCAGTCTTGATAAAGATATTTTGCGATCAATTACGGAAAATGCCACGGGACGGCCTGTATTTGCCCAGTTAATTGGGGAGAGTATTCCGGATTTGGTGCGGACGGCGAAGCAATTAAAGCAATATCCGATTGCCGGGATTGATCTGAATATGGGCTGTCCGGCCCCGCGGGTTTATCGCAAAAATGTCGGTGGGGGCTTGCTGCGCGACCCGGATGTGGTGGATCAAATTTTGGGTGAATTGCGATCGGCGGTGGATGGTTTGTTTACGGTGAAGATGCGGACGGGGTTCGCGGATACAGCGCATTTTGATCAGGTTTTGACGCTAATCGATCGGCATGACATTGACTTGCTGAGTTTGCATGGCCGGACGGTGAAGGAAATGTACCGTGGTGCGGTAGATTATGGCTTGATTGCCCATGCGGTAGAGCGGTTACGGTGTCCGGTGTTGGCGAATGGCAATGTCAGTTCGGCGGCGGCGGCGGTCGCGGTGTTAAAAGAAACGCAAGCTGCGGGTGTGATGGTTGGCCGAGCAGCGATTCGGAATCCGTGGATTTTTCGGCAAATTCAAGCGGCCCTATCGGGAGCGCCGGTTTTCGTCGTAACTTTGGGGCAAGTCCGAGAATATATCGATCGACTCTACTACAGTCCGCGTGTGACCTCGATTCCAGAACGGTGTCGTGTGAGTTATCTGAAGATGTATCTCAACTACATTGGCCAAAGTGTCGATGCGGCGGGGGGATTTCTCCACGATATGCGGCGGGCGAAGACGGAAGCCGAACTATTTGGAATTTGCGATCGGTATTTGTTGTGCCAGCCGGATTTGCCCTTTGCCGCGGAGCCTTATGGCGGATTATTTGCGCGGCCCAAGGCGGAAGCGGCAGTTGCATCGTAA
- a CDS encoding lectin-like domain-containing protein, which produces MQKTVDRLICLDANLSELEVLRQGAIANSKIVELTVEYDGFSQIAESLAGLFHQTGELVRELHIVSHGAPGALHLASATIDAAALHQYAAVFATWNLYLDPNAAVYLYGCEVAAGAIGRMFVQQLSQALGRGVAASETLTGATTQGGDWDLAVRVGQVPQQLAFTTMMQQRYAGILNNPVFAFDNLGAIGSGTDLLYRNGDAAVTGDALKLTSNQTFQRASSYLVTPVEIDARVSFSTSFEFQLGGTAGTNGSDGFTFVLQNSDAGVQALGLAGGNVGYGGLGGKSLAIKFDTYENQGIDLGNNSVSIVRDGSVLSYVAAAVAPVDLNDGQVHTAWIDYNGLTDQLDVYVGNGAKPGQALLSADIDLLDVVGNQAYIGFTGGSGSIESEQEIRSWSFAAEAVSVLTGSVPPAVPVAQVDLADVSSDLISFNGSTSRRAGSLELTPDGIQRRGSAFYTTPIQVNDNTGFKTQFNFQLDGGSGTAGSDGFTFTLQNSNAGSRAIGAVGGNVGFGGIEKSLAIKFDTYQNTNTDDPSDNSVSILRDGNVLAALKDAQGNPLAVTVPFDLNNGQQYSAWVEYDGATNQLTVFLSGGTEQPDTAILTAIVDLAAIVGDEAYIGFTAGTGAVANRQTITGWKFETDTQIGDGDGLRGEYFDNADFTNLRLVRIDPTVDYDWVLGSPEPDIAPDTFSVRWTGQVQALYNEEYTFFTTTDDGARLTVNGEVLINQLVDQAATERSGKITLEAGQKYDIVLEYFDNAEDASAQLAWSSGTQLKEIIPQSQLFTTPYNPGTILMGSEPITVQEDAGFVQVRFDRVDGSDGYATVNYNTVDVTALGGEDFVEVAANVTFAPGETSKTVNIAISDDNAIETTEQFGVALGQTSGADLGARRTVGITILDDDSGVAVFDLSRNTYTVDEDAGVAVITVQRSGDTTIAATVNYATTAGSATEGGDFTATTGTLNFAANELTKTFVVNITDDGTTEVNESLRLDLSAPTAGRLGDITTSTLTILDNDLAGEFVRDTVAFGLEDPTALEFANGLSPNGSQLLFVAEKRGTVRVIDDGNLLGDFFIDISGEVNNVRDRGLIGIAVHPEFYNGNPYLYLSYTYDPPETANAAQGSSAGADGVGNRPSRVIRVTADAATGYTTAVANSAVVILGTNSTWANTSSPELNSTSDFTIAPSGQNADGSWVQDYLASDSESHSIGDVSFGLDGALYVSNGDGASYSNVDPRAVRVLDVDNLSGKLLRIDPITGDGLADNPFYDGNPDSNRSKVLNLGLRNPFRFTFNPETGDPVIGDVGWTLWEEINVGRGKNFGWPFFEGGDGTSARSGYQILPEAQDFYNSGEVVTASAFAYEHDGFNAIVIGDFYTGLAPDLQDGLFISDASRGTIDVVFFNESGTDVVQTQRFAENIFGVVQLESGPDGGMYFANLLNGTIERWLFQ; this is translated from the coding sequence GTGGATCGACTTATTTGTTTGGATGCCAATCTGTCGGAATTAGAAGTATTGCGTCAGGGGGCGATCGCTAATTCGAAAATTGTAGAACTTACAGTTGAGTACGATGGGTTCAGCCAAATTGCTGAGTCTTTAGCGGGATTGTTTCACCAAACAGGTGAGTTGGTGCGGGAACTGCATATTGTTTCCCATGGTGCGCCGGGGGCGTTGCATTTAGCCAGTGCGACGATCGATGCTGCGGCATTGCATCAATATGCTGCTGTCTTTGCTACCTGGAATTTATATCTAGACCCGAATGCCGCTGTTTATTTGTATGGCTGCGAGGTTGCGGCGGGTGCGATAGGGCGGATGTTTGTGCAGCAGCTGAGCCAAGCCTTAGGGCGGGGTGTTGCCGCATCGGAAACCTTGACTGGTGCGACGACGCAGGGCGGCGACTGGGATTTGGCGGTGCGAGTCGGTCAAGTGCCTCAGCAGCTAGCGTTTACGACCATGATGCAGCAGCGTTATGCCGGCATCCTGAATAATCCGGTCTTTGCGTTCGATAACCTGGGGGCGATCGGCAGTGGCACGGACCTGTTGTATCGCAATGGTGATGCGGCGGTGACGGGTGATGCGCTCAAGCTGACTTCGAACCAGACGTTTCAGCGTGCTAGTAGCTATTTAGTGACGCCAGTTGAAATCGATGCGCGGGTTTCATTTAGCACGAGCTTCGAGTTTCAATTGGGTGGTACAGCGGGCACGAATGGCTCCGATGGTTTTACCTTTGTGTTGCAAAACTCCGATGCTGGCGTCCAAGCGCTGGGCCTCGCTGGCGGTAACGTTGGTTATGGTGGCCTGGGCGGGAAGAGTCTCGCGATTAAATTCGATACCTATGAAAATCAGGGGATTGACCTGGGTAATAACAGCGTATCGATCGTCCGTGATGGCTCAGTTTTGTCTTATGTCGCAGCGGCGGTGGCGCCGGTTGATTTGAATGATGGTCAAGTCCATACGGCCTGGATTGATTACAACGGCCTGACGGATCAGTTGGATGTGTATGTGGGCAATGGTGCAAAGCCCGGACAAGCACTGTTATCGGCTGACATCGATCTTTTAGATGTCGTGGGTAATCAGGCTTACATTGGGTTTACGGGGGGGAGCGGCTCAATCGAGTCGGAACAGGAAATTCGGAGCTGGTCGTTTGCGGCGGAAGCCGTGAGTGTGTTGACGGGCAGTGTGCCACCGGCTGTGCCCGTAGCACAGGTGGACTTGGCGGATGTGAGTTCTGACCTGATTAGCTTTAATGGTTCGACCAGTCGTCGAGCTGGCTCGTTAGAACTGACTCCAGATGGGATTCAGCGTCGTGGGAGTGCCTTCTATACGACGCCGATCCAGGTGAACGACAACACGGGTTTTAAGACGCAGTTCAATTTTCAATTGGATGGCGGCTCGGGAACTGCTGGTTCGGATGGATTTACCTTTACACTGCAGAACTCTAACGCCGGCTCACGGGCGATCGGCGCAGTTGGCGGTAATGTCGGATTTGGGGGAATTGAAAAGAGTCTCGCGATTAAGTTTGATACCTATCAAAATACCAATACCGATGACCCATCGGATAATAGTGTCTCGATTTTGCGGGATGGTAATGTGCTCGCCGCACTCAAGGATGCGCAAGGTAATCCATTGGCGGTGACGGTGCCATTTGATCTTAACAATGGCCAACAATATAGTGCTTGGGTCGAATACGATGGTGCGACCAATCAGCTCACGGTCTTTTTGTCTGGTGGTACGGAGCAGCCAGACACCGCAATTCTGACGGCGATTGTGGATTTGGCGGCGATTGTGGGCGACGAAGCCTATATTGGCTTTACCGCTGGCACTGGAGCCGTCGCAAACCGTCAAACGATCACGGGGTGGAAATTTGAGACAGATACCCAAATCGGTGATGGCGATGGTTTGCGGGGTGAGTATTTTGATAATGCGGACTTTACCAACTTGCGATTAGTGCGGATCGATCCGACCGTCGATTATGATTGGGTGCTCGGTTCGCCGGAACCGGATATTGCCCCCGATACGTTCTCTGTGCGTTGGACTGGCCAAGTGCAGGCGTTGTATAACGAGGAATATACGTTCTTCACAACGACTGATGATGGCGCTCGATTGACGGTGAATGGTGAAGTCTTAATTAATCAATTGGTTGATCAGGCGGCAACTGAACGATCGGGCAAGATCACGCTAGAAGCGGGTCAGAAGTATGACATCGTTCTGGAATATTTTGATAATGCAGAAGATGCGTCGGCGCAGTTGGCTTGGTCGAGTGGCACCCAGTTGAAGGAAATTATTCCGCAGTCGCAGTTATTTACAACGCCATACAACCCCGGCACGATTTTGATGGGCAGTGAGCCGATTACGGTGCAGGAAGATGCGGGCTTTGTGCAGGTGCGCTTTGACCGTGTCGATGGTAGTGACGGATATGCGACGGTTAACTACAACACGGTCGATGTGACGGCCTTGGGTGGCGAGGACTTTGTGGAAGTTGCGGCGAACGTCACCTTCGCGCCGGGTGAAACTTCCAAGACCGTCAATATCGCCATCAGTGATGATAATGCGATTGAAACGACCGAACAATTTGGGGTCGCCCTGGGCCAGACTTCTGGTGCCGATCTGGGGGCGCGGCGGACCGTCGGCATCACCATTTTGGATGATGATAGCGGTGTGGCGGTATTCGACTTGAGTCGGAATACCTATACCGTGGATGAGGATGCTGGTGTTGCGGTGATTACGGTACAGCGATCCGGGGATACGACGATTGCCGCCACGGTTAACTATGCGACAACCGCGGGTTCGGCGACGGAGGGAGGTGATTTCACCGCGACAACGGGCACGTTGAACTTTGCGGCGAATGAGTTAACCAAGACCTTTGTGGTGAATATCACCGATGATGGCACAACGGAAGTGAATGAGTCCTTGCGGCTTGATCTCAGTGCGCCAACGGCTGGCCGTTTGGGTGACATTACCACCTCAACCCTGACGATTTTGGATAATGATCTAGCCGGCGAATTTGTGCGGGATACAGTGGCGTTTGGCTTAGAAGATCCAACGGCGCTAGAGTTCGCCAATGGCTTGTCACCAAATGGTTCTCAGCTGCTGTTTGTGGCGGAGAAGCGCGGTACGGTGCGGGTGATTGATGATGGCAACTTGCTGGGTGATTTCTTTATTGATATCTCCGGTGAAGTGAATAACGTCCGCGATCGCGGTTTGATTGGTATTGCGGTTCACCCCGAGTTCTACAACGGCAATCCCTATCTCTATCTGTCCTACACTTATGATCCGCCTGAAACGGCGAATGCCGCTCAGGGGAGCAGCGCTGGTGCGGATGGTGTCGGTAACCGGCCATCCCGGGTAATTCGGGTGACGGCGGATGCTGCCACGGGTTATACAACGGCGGTGGCGAACAGTGCCGTGGTGATTTTGGGGACAAACAGTACTTGGGCCAATACCAGCAGCCCGGAGCTCAACAGCACATCGGACTTTACGATTGCACCGTCAGGTCAGAATGCGGATGGTAGCTGGGTCCAGGATTACCTGGCCTCGGATAGTGAATCGCACTCGATTGGCGATGTGTCCTTTGGGTTGGATGGTGCCTTGTATGTGAGTAACGGTGACGGTGCTTCCTACAGTAATGTTGACCCACGGGCAGTGCGCGTATTAGATGTGGATAATCTTTCCGGTAAGCTGCTCCGGATTGACCCAATTACGGGGGATGGTTTGGCGGATAACCCGTTCTATGACGGCAATCCCGACAGTAACCGATCGAAGGTACTGAACTTAGGTTTGCGGAATCCCTTCCGGTTTACGTTTAATCCGGAAACCGGCGATCCCGTGATCGGTGATGTGGGTTGGACCTTGTGGGAAGAAATCAATGTGGGTCGTGGGAAAAACTTTGGCTGGCCGTTCTTTGAGGGAGGGGATGGGACCTCTGCCCGCTCCGGTTACCAGATTTTGCCAGAGGCACAAGACTTCTATAACAGTGGTGAAGTAGTCACAGCTTCGGCGTTTGCCTATGAGCATGATGGATTTAATGCCATTGTGATTGGGGACTTCTATACGGGGTTGGCACCGGATTTACAGGATGGTCTGTTTATCTCTGATGCGAGCCGTGGCACGATCGATGTTGTCTTTTTCAATGAAAGTGGGACGGATGTTGTGCAGACTCAACGCTTTGCTGAGAATATCTTCGGCGTTGTGCAGCTTGAAAGTGGCCCAGATGGCGGGATGTACTTTGCGAATCTGCTCAATGGCACAATTGAGCGTTGGCTCTTTCAATAA
- a CDS encoding cupin, with the protein MPNTYLLENNGQCIDWPDLPAPPPIDRQYRLYRFLTEIEDILIATPEPEAQLKQIIPRVQQLLEQSPWLFFDPLQPDPEKGWEVQMLYDEPEFPLTVQIVAWEPGSQSPIHNHGAWGIVAMLQGEEKNTFWQRSATSEHPHRITQIGHQNLACGDIIGILPDAIHHITALGDQPTVSFNLYGATDYNARYEFDPHQHTAQIF; encoded by the coding sequence ATGCCCAATACTTATCTGCTCGAAAACAATGGCCAATGCATCGATTGGCCTGACCTGCCAGCGCCCCCTCCCATCGATCGGCAATATCGACTCTACCGCTTCCTCACGGAAATCGAAGACATTTTAATCGCGACACCCGAGCCCGAAGCCCAGCTCAAACAAATCATCCCTCGCGTCCAACAACTGCTCGAACAATCTCCGTGGCTCTTCTTCGATCCACTTCAGCCGGATCCAGAAAAAGGCTGGGAAGTGCAAATGCTATATGACGAACCGGAATTTCCCCTGACTGTACAAATCGTTGCCTGGGAACCGGGCAGCCAATCGCCGATCCATAACCACGGTGCTTGGGGCATTGTCGCCATGCTGCAAGGCGAAGAGAAGAATACTTTCTGGCAACGATCAGCGACATCAGAACACCCCCATCGCATTACGCAAATTGGCCACCAAAACCTCGCCTGCGGCGATATTATCGGCATCCTTCCCGATGCGATCCACCACATTACCGCCCTCGGCGATCAACCCACCGTCAGTTTCAATCTCTATGGCGCAACCGACTACAACGCCCGCTACGAATTCGATCCACATCAACACACCGCACAAATCTTTTAA